In Arachis stenosperma cultivar V10309 chromosome 1, arast.V10309.gnm1.PFL2, whole genome shotgun sequence, one DNA window encodes the following:
- the LOC130945413 gene encoding arabinosyltransferase XEG113-like, with protein MAWRNGCEEVAQSKPLFLTIYTVVIIGIVVSFFYVFSAIYSSNNLLSSPSTVSSSFSHDNQPPRDQTLNISQSEVIHNVPPPSLEPQNASTKSLWDVPPLDKKMPALETFRLTKELVQQRVKDNVVIVTFGNYAFMDFILTWVKQLTDMEVTNFLVGAMDTKLLEALYWKGVPVFDMGSHMSTVDVGWGSPTFHKMGREKVILIDAILPFGFELLMCDTDMVWMQNPLPYLARYPEADVLTSSDQLIPTVVDDSLEVWNEVSGAYNIGIFHWRPSESSKKLAKQWKEMLLADDKIWDQNGFNDIVRKSLGPSVGDDSGLVYAFDGNLKLGILPASIFCSGHTYFVQAMYQQLRLKPYAVHTTFQYGGTEGKRHRLREAMLFHDPPEYYNPPGGFLSFKPFIPKGLLLSGEHNVESHFALVNYQIKQIRTALAIASLLNRTLVMPPLWCRIDRLWYPHPGILEGTLTRQPFLCPLDHVFEVNVMLKKLPEEEFGPEIAIREYSIIDNPSLPSEVKNSWLDVQLCKEGTPDCDASDNTTLGGFLKFPKHSNEETFMKIFSPFKDVKVIKFSSVQDAFTGFTNKEREERFRNRVKRYVGIWCCVLDHDPGHIYYDMYWDEKPGWKAIPPQTPEDDHPPW; from the exons ATGGCGTGGAGAAATGGGTGTGAGGAAGTGGCCCAATCGAAGCCTCTGTTCCTCACGATCTACACCGTTGTCATCATTGGAATCGTTGTTTCCTTCTTCTATGTCTTCTCTGCAATTTACTCTTCCAACAACTTGCTCTCCTCACCTTCCACtgtttcttcttccttctctc ATGATAATCAGCCTCCTAGGGATCAAACACTCAACATTTCCCAGTCAGAAGTGATTCATAATGTGCCCCCACCTTCTCTGGAGCCTCAAAATGCATCGACAAAGTCTCTATGGGATGTTCCTCCACTCGACAAAAAGATGCCCGCTTTGGAGACTTTCCGACTGACCAAAGAGCTGGTTCAGCAAAGGGTGAAAGATAATGTTGTAATAGTGACCTTTGGTAACTATGCATTCATGGATTTTATTCTGACTTGGGTGAAACAATTGACAGATATGGAAGTCACTAATTTTCTTGTTG GTGCGATGGACACCAAATTATTGGAGGCACTATATTGGAAAGGGGTACCAGTTTTTGACATGGGCAGCCATATGAGCACAGTGGATGTCGGCTGGGGTTCTCCAACATTTCATAAAATGGGAAGAGAAAAAGTTATTCTAATAGATGCCATACTTCCTTTTGGTTTCGAGCTGTTGATGTGCGATACCGACATGGTTTGGATGCAG AACCCGCTTCCATATCTTGCTCGCTATCCAGAAGCAGATGTTTTGACTTCAAGTGATCAGTTAATACCAACAGTTGTTGATGATAGTCTCGAAGTTTGGAATGAAG TTAGTGGAGCCTACAACATAGGAATTTTCCATTGGAGACCCTCAGAGTCGTCAAAAAAGCTGGCAAAGCAATGGAAAGAAATGCTTCTAGCTGATGACAAGATATGGGATCAGAATGGTTTTAATGATATCGTACGCAAAAGCCTAGGACCATCCGTTGGTGATGACAGTGGACTTGTTTATGCATTTGATGGAAATCTGAAGCTGGGAATTTTGCCTGCAAGTATTTTCTGTAGTGGCCATACATATTTTGTCCAG GCTATGTATCAGCAGCTAAGGTTGAAGCCTTATGCTGTGCACACAACATTTCAATATGGAGGCACTGAAGGAAAGCGTCACCGACTGCGAGAAGCCATGCTTTTCCATGATCCACCGGAATACTATAATCCTCCAG GGGGCTTCTTGTCATTTAAGCCATTTATCCCAAAAGGCTTGTTGTTAAGTGGAGAACATAATGTTGAATCACATTTTGCCCTTGTTAATTACCAA ATCAAACAGATTAGGACTGCACTTGCAATTGCTTCCCTTTTGAACAGAACACTG GTCATGCCTCCACTATGGTGCAGGATTGATAGGCTATGGTATCCTCATCCCGGCATTTTAGAAGGGACTTTGACTAGGCAACCTTTTCTCTGTCCTTTGGATCATGTATTTGAG GTGAATGTTATGTTGAAAAAACTCCCAGAAGAAGAGTTTGGCCCTGAAATAGCTATTAGAGAATACTCAATAATTGATAATCCTTCTCTGCCATCGGAG GTTAAAAATTCATGGCTTGATGTTCAACTCTGTAAAGAAGGAACCCCAGATTGTGATGCATCAGATAATACCACCCTTGGGGGATTTCTCAAATTTCCAAAACATAGCAATGAAGAGACG TTTATGAAAATTTTCTCACCATTCAAGGATGTCAAAGTTATCAAGTTCTCTTCAGTGCAAGATGCTTTCACAGGTTTCACTAACAAG GAAAGGGAAGAGAGATTCAGAAACCGTGTCAAGCGATACGTAGGCATATGGTGCTGCGTGCTTGATCATGATCCCGGTCACATATATTACGATATGTACTGGGATGAGAAACCTGGATGGAAAGCAATTCCCCCTCAAACACCAGAGGACGATCATCCACCTTGGTGA